A genomic region of Papaver somniferum cultivar HN1 chromosome 7, ASM357369v1, whole genome shotgun sequence contains the following coding sequences:
- the LOC113296982 gene encoding uncharacterized protein LOC113296982 isoform X1 gives MEESMLVPPWLEKLLSTNFFTVCKTHSDSARSECNMYCLDCNGDSFCFYCRSSRHKDHRVIQIRRSSYHDVVRVSEVQKVLDINGVQTYVINSARVLFLNERPQPKASSGTSSSTKGVSHICEICSRSLLDPFRFCSLGCKLVGIRRNGDASFINNDQDDDIIGYKNQGMISKMMKISRNHNRQRQQHRDHDHNQAQELREGIQHEMYPSPPTPPPQPPPSRHPSSRSSRRKGIPHRAPFGP, from the exons ATG GAGGAATCAATGTTGGTACCACCATGGCTGGAAAAGTTGTTGTCAACAAATTTCTTTACAGTGTGTAAGACGCACAGCGATTCAGCAAGAAGTGAATGTAATATGTATTGTTTAGATTGTAATGGCGATTCTTTTTGCTTCTACTGTCGATCCTCTAGGCACAAAGATCATCGTGTCATCCAA ATAAGAAGATCGTCGTATCATGATGTAGTGAGAGTGTCAGAAGTTCAAAAGGTGTTGGACATTAATGGGGTACAAACTTATGTGATAAATAGTGCTAGAGTTTTGTTCTTGAATGAAAGACCACAACCCAAAGCTTCTTCCGGTACTAGTAGTAGTACTAAAGGTGTTTCTCATATTTGTGAAATTTGTTCTCGGAGTCTTCTCGATCCTTTTCGATTCTGCTCTCTCGGTTGTAAG CTTGTAGGAATAAGAAGAAATGGGGATGCCAGCTTCATCAATAATGATCAAGATGATGATATAATAGGATATAAGAATCAAGGAATGATATCAAAGATGATGAAAATATCAAGAAATCACAATCGTCAAAGACAACAACATCGCgatcatgatcataatcaagCTCAAGAATTGCGTGAAGGAATACAACACGAAATGTACCCATCACCTCCCACGCCACCTCCACAGCCTCCTCCTTCTCGTCACCCATCTTcgagaagcagtagaagaaaaggTATTCCTCATAGAGCACCCTTTGGGCCCTAA
- the LOC113296982 gene encoding uncharacterized protein LOC113296982 isoform X3: MEESMLVPPWLEKLLSTNFFTVCKTHSDSARSECNMYCLDCNGDSFCFYCRSSRHKDHRVIQIRRSSYHDVVRVSEVQKVLDINGVQTYVINSARVLFLNERPQPKASSGTSSSTKGVSHICEICSRSLLDPFRFCSLGCKE, translated from the exons ATG GAGGAATCAATGTTGGTACCACCATGGCTGGAAAAGTTGTTGTCAACAAATTTCTTTACAGTGTGTAAGACGCACAGCGATTCAGCAAGAAGTGAATGTAATATGTATTGTTTAGATTGTAATGGCGATTCTTTTTGCTTCTACTGTCGATCCTCTAGGCACAAAGATCATCGTGTCATCCAA ATAAGAAGATCGTCGTATCATGATGTAGTGAGAGTGTCAGAAGTTCAAAAGGTGTTGGACATTAATGGGGTACAAACTTATGTGATAAATAGTGCTAGAGTTTTGTTCTTGAATGAAAGACCACAACCCAAAGCTTCTTCCGGTACTAGTAGTAGTACTAAAGGTGTTTCTCATATTTGTGAAATTTGTTCTCGGAGTCTTCTCGATCCTTTTCGATTCTGCTCTCTCGGTTGTAAG GAATAA
- the LOC113296982 gene encoding uncharacterized protein LOC113296982 isoform X2, giving the protein MAILFASTVDPLGTKIIVSSKSSYHDVVRVSEVQKVLDINGVQTYVINSARVLFLNERPQPKASSGTSSSTKGVSHICEICSRSLLDPFRFCSLGCKLVGIRRNGDASFINNDQDDDIIGYKNQGMISKMMKISRNHNRQRQQHRDHDHNQAQELREGIQHEMYPSPPTPPPQPPPSRHPSSRSSRRKGIPHRAPFGP; this is encoded by the exons ATGGCGATTCTTTTTGCTTCTACTGTCGATCCTCTAGGCACAAAGATCATCGTGTCATCCAA ATCGTCGTATCATGATGTAGTGAGAGTGTCAGAAGTTCAAAAGGTGTTGGACATTAATGGGGTACAAACTTATGTGATAAATAGTGCTAGAGTTTTGTTCTTGAATGAAAGACCACAACCCAAAGCTTCTTCCGGTACTAGTAGTAGTACTAAAGGTGTTTCTCATATTTGTGAAATTTGTTCTCGGAGTCTTCTCGATCCTTTTCGATTCTGCTCTCTCGGTTGTAAG CTTGTAGGAATAAGAAGAAATGGGGATGCCAGCTTCATCAATAATGATCAAGATGATGATATAATAGGATATAAGAATCAAGGAATGATATCAAAGATGATGAAAATATCAAGAAATCACAATCGTCAAAGACAACAACATCGCgatcatgatcataatcaagCTCAAGAATTGCGTGAAGGAATACAACACGAAATGTACCCATCACCTCCCACGCCACCTCCACAGCCTCCTCCTTCTCGTCACCCATCTTcgagaagcagtagaagaaaaggTATTCCTCATAGAGCACCCTTTGGGCCCTAA
- the LOC113294519 gene encoding uncharacterized protein LOC113294519, protein MALAATTCWFIWKERCLGVFEDKARSPEQLAIAITRHFAYWHPERKAKTTEISCTILNMNISWNLPVVNTFKLNCDASWLSELTNAGFGLIIRNWTGTFQAAEIGCCRTFSAEEVEVVALLKATQWAIRNNMQNLVIEGDNQATIWYLQGNKVNVQLQCVAILEEVRVLTDQLVSFLGFQHVDRRANKVANLLAKKGRSSSSTVSWND, encoded by the coding sequence ATGGCATTAGCAGCAACAACAtgctggtttatttggaaagaaagatgcCTTGGAGTCTTTGAAGATAAAGCTAGATCACCTGAACAACTAGCTATAGCTATTACCAGACATTTTGCTTACTGGCACCCAGAAAGAAAAGCCAAGACAACTGAAATTAGCTGCACTATTCTAAACATGAACATTTCTTGGAACTTACCTGTTGTTAACACTTTTAAACTTAACTGTGATGCTTCTTGGTTGTCTGAACTTACTAATGCTGGTTTTGGTCTTATCATCCGTAACTGGACAGGTACCTTCCAAGCAGCAGAAATTGGATGCTGCAGGACCTTCTCAGCTGAAGAGGTAGAAGTTGTAGCTCTGCTAAAGGCAACACAATGGGCCAtcagaaacaatatgcaaaatcTGGTCATAGAAGGGGATAATCAGGCAACAATATGGTATCTTCAAGGAAATAAAGTGAATGTTCAATTGCAATGCGTAGCAATATTAGAAGAAGTTAGAGTATTAACAGAtcaactagtttcatttctaGGATTTCAGCATGTAGATAGAAGAGCAAACAAGGTGGCAAACTTATTGGCCAAAAAGGGGAGAAGCTCAAGCAGCACAGTTTCTTGGAATGATTAG
- the LOC113296981 gene encoding rRNA-processing protein utp23-like gives MKVKRMKHHRKYVRFYTTCFGFREPYKVFCDGTFIHHLVTNQITDFSQAISNILGKPAKLFTTRCVIAELHSLGESFSKSFEEARNLSLARCDHEKRKGAATCIADVIGEKNSEHFFVATQDNELRTKFREIPGVPLIFGLRKSLILEPPSTSQREFVKSSEEQRLHMTEMEKTLLKRGISKIATEDGDPTYDAHEASGNEVVPDAFISVPRKTDGPQFKRNKPKGPNPLSCKKKKVAEKPSVALNKDGDSAKRNRKRKRSRRGTKSEGADA, from the exons ATGAAGGTCAAGAGAATGAAACACCACCGTAAATACGTGAGATTTTACACAACATGTTTTGGTTTCCGAGAACCCTATAAGGTCTTCTGTGATGGAACATTCATTCACCACCTTGTGACAAATCAAATTACGGATTTCAGTCAAGCCATTTCCAATATCCTTGGCAAGCCAGCCAAGCTATTCACTACCAG ATGTGTTATTGCGGAATTACATAGCTTAGGAGAGTCTTTTTCTAAGTCATTTGAAGAAGCTCGTAATCTATCCTTAGCAAG ATGTGATCATGAGAAAAGGAAAGGTGCTGCTACATGTATTGCTGATGTTATTGGAGAAAAAAATTCTGAGCATTTCTTTGTTGCCACTCAAGACAACGAGCTCCGGACAAAGTTTCGAGAG ATTCCAGGTGTTCCTCTCATATTTGGTTTAAGAAAATCATTGATTCTTGAGCCGCCATCTACATCACAGCGTGAATTTGTTAAATCAAGTGAAGAACAACGTTTACATATGACGGAAATGGAAAAGACTTTACTGAAGAGGGGAATAAGTAAAATTGCTACTGAAGATGGAGATCCAACTTATGATGCACATGAAGCTTCAGGTAATGAAGTTGTGCCGGATGCTTTTATAAGTGTTCCAAGGAAGACTGACGGGCCTCAATTTAAAAGAAACAAACCAAAG GGTCCTAATCCTCTTTCATGTAAGAAGAAAAAGGTCGCTGAGAAGCCATCAGTTGCTCTGAATAAG GATGGTGATAGTGCTAAGAGGAATAGGAAAAGGAAGAGGTCACGGAGAGGCACCAAATCTGAAGGGGCTGATGCATAA
- the LOC113296983 gene encoding thioredoxin-like protein YLS8 — MSYLLPHLHSGWAVDQAILAEEERLVVIRFGHDWDETCMQMDEVLSSVAETIKNFAVIYLVDITEVPDFNTMYELYDPSTVMFFFRNKHIMIDLGTGNNNKINWALKDKQEFIDIIETVYRGARKGRGLVIAPKDYSTKYRY; from the exons atgTCTTACCTTCTACCTCACTTGCACTCTGGTTGGGCTGTCGACCAAGCTATCCTCGCTGAGGAGGAACGTCTCGTTGTCATTAGATTCGGTCATGACTGGGATGAAACTTGCATGCAG ATGGATGAGGTATTATCTTCAGTTGCTGAGACGATAAAGAACTTTGCAGTGATCTATCTGGTTGACATCACTGAGGTACCTGACTTTAACACCATGTACGAACTGTACGACCCGTCAACAGTCATGTTCTTTTTCCGCAACAAACACATCATGATTGATTTGGGAACTGGAAACAACAATAAGATCAATTGGGCGCTCAAGGACAAGCAGGAGTTCATTGACATCATTGAGACTGTCTATCGTGGTGCCAGGAAAGGTCGAGGTCTTGTGATAGCGCCCAAAGACTACTCTACCAAGTACCGCTACTAG